The following coding sequences lie in one Candidatus Nitrospira nitrificans genomic window:
- a CDS encoding DUF2934 domain-containing protein, whose protein sequence is MSKERGSQQATSTMSVGTPMSSPIGEKADLPRQTLEGALTHDRIAQLAYDLYEQRGRQEGLALEDWLNAELQLVGVLGQS, encoded by the coding sequence ATGAGCAAGGAAAGAGGTTCACAGCAAGCAACGTCGACCATGTCGGTAGGCACGCCAATGAGCAGTCCAATTGGTGAGAAGGCTGATCTTCCCAGGCAGACATTGGAGGGAGCTTTGACGCACGACCGCATTGCGCAGCTGGCCTACGACTTATATGAACAACGGGGCCGGCAAGAAGGCTTGGCCTTGGAGGACTGGCTGAATGCGGAGCTGCAACTGGTTGGCGTATTAGGTCAATCATGA